A genomic window from Brassica oleracea var. oleracea cultivar TO1000 chromosome C8, BOL, whole genome shotgun sequence includes:
- the LOC106307449 gene encoding phospholipid hydroperoxide glutathione peroxidase 1, chloroplastic, with product MASSSSYYSPLSALFDVSKPNPSLNPAAFLAPSLKFSTAISNFANLSNGLSLKSPVNPGFLFKSRTFNVQARAAAEKTVHEFTVKDIDGNDVSLNKYKGKVMLIVNVASRCGLTSSNYSELSHLYEKYKSQGFEILAFPCNQFGGQEPGSNPEIKQFACTRFKAEFPIFDKVDVNGPSTAPIYQFLKSNAGGFLGDLIKWNFEKFLIDKKGKVVERYPPTTSPFQIEKDIKKLLAA from the exons ATGGCTTCTTCGTCTTCTTATTACTCACCATTATCTGCACTCTTCGACGTTTCCAAACCCAATCCATCTCTAAACCCCGCGGCTTTCCTCGCTCCTTCCTTGAAATTCTCCACCGCCATATCGAATTTCGCGAATCTGAGTAATGGGCTCTCTCTAAAATCTCCGGTTAATCCTGGGTTTCTCTTCAAGTCCCGAACTTTCAATGTTCAAGCTCGAGCTGCTGCTGAGAAGACCGTTCACGAATTCACCGTAAAG GACATTGATGGTAATGATGTTTCTTTGAACAAGTATAAGGGGAAAGTTATGTTGATCGTCAATGTCGCTTCAAGATG TGGTTTGACATCATCAAATTACTCAGAGCTTTCACATCTGTATGAGAAATACAAGAGCCAAG GATTTGAGATTCTAGCATTCCCCTGCAATCAGTTCGGTGGCCAAGAGCCCGGTTCAAACCCTGAGATCAAACAGTTTGCTTGCACCCGGTTTAAAGCAGAGTTCCCTATATTTGATAAG GTCGATGTGAATGGACCGAGCACAGCACCAATCTACCAGTTCTTGAAATCAAACGCAGGAGGATTCTTGGGTGATCTCATTAAATGGAACTTTGAGAAGTTCTTGATTGATAAAAAGGGAAAGGTCGTTGAAAGGTACCCTCCCACCACATCCCCTTTCCAAATCGAG AAGGACATCAAGAAGTTGCTTGCTGCTTAA
- the LOC106309253 gene encoding uncharacterized protein LOC106309253: MAKIEKLQFPALEVTGTNYTAWVTNMELHLDSEEILGTIKDGNISTSHEKAKAVIFLRRHLDENLTHDYARTKDPLDLWKALKERFDNQKKITLPHALDEWKNLRFQDFEKVETYNSAILRIAAQLDYCGKPVSEAEMLEKTYQTFHKNHYVLQEQYRNCGYTRFSELAVALIIAERNNELLIKNHNARPTGTKAFPEVNATDIKNPEKGNYSYRGRGRGRGHNRGFGRGCGYRFNRNHERSNNPRGRGSNTWNRSDRVKGKETQENPTHKNENVCYRCGSKGHWSQVCRTPRHLCQLYQESIKGKAKEVYLNEHLVGTTSTYLESSDFMGDFDEATHQNI; this comes from the coding sequence ATGGCAAAAATCGAGAAACTTCAGTTTCCGGCATTGGAAGTAACTGGGACAAACTACACGGCATGGGTTACAAACATGGAGCTTCATCTAGATTCTGAGGAAATACTCGGAACAATAAAAGATGGCAATATATCAACCTCTCATGAAAAGGCTAAGGCCGTGATATTTTTGAGAAGGCATCTAGATGAAAATCTTACGCATGATTATGCGAGAACCAAAGATCCCTTAGATCTTTGGAAAGCTCTGAAGGAGAGGTTTGATAACCAAAAGAAAATTACTCTCCCCCATGCACTCGATGAGTGGAAAAATCTACGATTTCAAGATTTTGAAAAAGTGGAAACGTACAATTCCGCTATATTGAGAATAGCGGCGCAATTAGATTATTGCGGTAAGCCTGTCTCGGAAGCAGAAATGCTCGAGAAAACTTACCAAACGTTCCACAAAAATCATTATGTTCTACAAGAACAATATAGAAATTGTGGGTATACGAGGTTCTCTGAACTCGCTGTGGCGCTTATAATAGCGGAGAGAAATAATGAACTCCTCATTAAAAACCACAATGCCCGACCCACGGGAACCAAAGCATTTCCTGAGGTAAATGCAACGGATATAAAAAATCCGGAAAAAGGAAATTATTCCTATCGTGGGCGTGGTCGTGGCCGTGGTCACAATCGTGGTTTTGGTCGTGGTTGTGGTTATCGATTTAACCGCAACCATGAAAGGAGTAACAACCCAAGAGGAAGGGGATCCAACACATGGAATCGATCTGATCGGGTAAAAGGAAAAGAAACCCAAGAAAACCCTACTCATAAAAATGAGAACGTCTGTTACAGATGTGGATCGAAGGGACACTGGTCTCAAGTATGTCGAACTCCTCGGCATCTATGCCAATTGTACCAAGAATCTATTAAAGGCAAGGCAAAGGAAGTATATCTCAATGAACACCTTGTGGGTACAACATCGACATACCTCGAATCCTCTGACTTTATGGGAGATTTCGACGAGGCCACTCATCAAAATATTTGA